In Mycolicibacterium nivoides, the DNA window GATGCTTAGCCAAGCTTCTGTAGTACGCATCCAGATCAACCGGATAGACAGGGTGATTAATCGTAACGTTGCGTACCTCGATAGGCTTAACCGGCATGGCGGTCTTGCTCCGGAGACGCTTAATCTCCCGGTCAAGGAACCACTTAGCCTTCTCTAGGTCCTCAATCCACTCAAGTGTGTTCTTACCCTTGTTCTTACTGGTGTCCAGCCGCGTCGACCGCGCAATGTACTGCACAGCCTGCCCGCCCGAGCTGGTCAAGTTCTCTGTAATGCTGATCAGCTCTGCGCCGTCCGACCAGCCATCTTTGTAATGACTCGGATTGATAGCGTCACGCTTAACTGCCTTAGCGGCCTTCTCGGCGGCTAGATGCTCAAGCACTTCCTTTGGATCGGTCAATTTTTCCCCCAAGCGCCGCGAACAGCACAGACAACCGGTGAACCGGGTCATAGCGTTCAGGCAGCGCATTAATCACATGCAAGGTAAGCACCAACGGCAGCACACGCCCACCAATTGGAAACCTCTGCAAGTAGCGGTCCCAGCCTTCACTAAGAAGCTCGCCAGGCGGTGCCGCAATCTCATACCCGACAATCGCGCAAAGTAGCACCAACCACGCATAGTCAGATGGCTTCACTGCACCCCCTTAAGAGAAAGGCGGGTGCCCCGACCCCTCGCCAGGACACCCGCCTCAGCGCAGCCAGAACCGTCACATTCGCGTGCGACGGGCGCGCTAAATCACTTCCGGAAGCTGAATCACCTTAGGGACGCCCTTCTCGCAATCAAGGCAAACCCGGTGACCCGAACCCCATACCTTTGTGTTTTCTCGTGAGTACACGTGACCATTACGGCAACGGTTGACCCGCGTCAGAACTTCTGGCTCATCCTCGGTGTGCCATTTCAGATTCACCAGCCGGTTATCTGTGGGATCACCATTAAGCCACCGTGGAGCACCCCCAGGTGGACGAGGGCCGACGAACGTCAGCAAGACCAGCATGTGTACCGCCCACGGCCTCCCAGCCGCTTTAACGCGCATGCAGCCCCGCTCGTCTGCCCACTCGGACAGTTCCTTGCGAGGACCGCGAATCTTGCCCTGGTCGCTGGCCTCATACCCCTTAAGTTCTGGAATAGGAATATCAGCCCACATTTGGGTACAACTTTCCCCTCTTTAATTAAATCATGACCAAGAGTTCCCTAGCGGGTCGCATGGAAAGTGAGCACGTCCCCGACGCGAAATAACGTCCGACCGTTAGCAGCTTTATGCCGCCTGATCTTGTCCGGATGACGCTTAGCCCAGTTCCTCACGTCCCACTCCGAAATGCCGAACCGCTCAGACAGTTGCTTAGCGCTCAGCATTTCGTTCACGTCGATAATCGAGTTATCAGACACCCACGGCTGCCCGTACTCTGCCATCTTCTTATCGACTACCAGGCACGCCTCTAGGTCAATATCCGCTAGGGCTGACCGGTAGTGGTCAATGATCCTGCGGTACCGGTCGTCCTTAGTGTCCGCAGGCCACGGCCACTTAGCCACCGCCCGTACGCTCGTAAGCCCACCAGACCCGCAGCTCATCGAGCTTGTCGAACTTGCGACCGTAGTAATCCCAGAGCAGATGCTCACCAGGACTGAACGCCTCCGCGTGGTCCGCGTTCTGGTAGAAGATGATGCCGTCCGGACGCCCAAAGTTGTAGCGGAACACCCCGCCGTCCGGATGGCTAACCAGGGCCAAGCCGTTAGCCGACCCCGCTAGCAATGTGTAGCTCACTAGTCCTCCTCGGGAGTGATTGAGAACTTGCCGCTGGCGAAGAGGTAGAGCGTGAGCGCGGCCCCAACGACCGCGCCCACGAACAACCCCGACAGGTAATTGACCACTAGCCGGAAACCACCAGCTCCCAAGAGTTCTGAATGGCCGCGTTATCGGCAGGCGTCTCCACCGACCGGTACGCAGGCTTATCCACGTCGATAAGCAGCCACTTCCCCGGCTCGA includes these proteins:
- a CDS encoding DUF7427 family protein translates to MKPSDYAWLVLLCAIVGYEIAAPPGELLSEGWDRYLQRFPIGGRVLPLVLTLHVINALPERYDPVHRLSVLFAALGGKIDRSKGSA
- a CDS encoding HNH endonuclease encodes the protein MWADIPIPELKGYEASDQGKIRGPRKELSEWADERGCMRVKAAGRPWAVHMLVLLTFVGPRPPGGAPRWLNGDPTDNRLVNLKWHTEDEPEVLTRVNRCRNGHVYSRENTKVWGSGHRVCLDCEKGVPKVIQLPEVI